Proteins encoded in a region of the Halothiobacillus diazotrophicus genome:
- a CDS encoding thioredoxin family protein, whose product MTRIRSLDVGSWWRWTRFGVLLLMLSAGLWATQARADGFWDDSFFDMPADLKQVKAEGKTGVFLFFQMADCPFCHRMETTVFTDPKVVAYMKQHFITASIDIEGDVMMTDFQGKQVSQKDFAFKQFRVRATPVMAFIQPDGQVATVYTGPTRSSEEFLALASYVVSGAYKEPGMNFFKYRKAHGG is encoded by the coding sequence ATGACACGGATTCGAAGCTTAGACGTCGGTTCATGGTGGCGCTGGACACGTTTTGGCGTTCTGCTGCTGATGCTTTCTGCCGGATTGTGGGCGACGCAAGCCCGCGCGGACGGTTTTTGGGACGACTCGTTTTTCGATATGCCTGCCGATCTCAAGCAGGTCAAAGCAGAAGGGAAAACCGGTGTCTTTCTCTTCTTCCAGATGGCCGACTGTCCGTTCTGCCACCGGATGGAAACCACCGTATTCACGGACCCCAAGGTGGTGGCCTACATGAAACAGCATTTCATTACGGCATCCATCGATATCGAGGGTGACGTCATGATGACGGACTTCCAGGGAAAGCAGGTCAGTCAGAAGGATTTTGCGTTCAAGCAGTTTCGCGTACGGGCAACGCCGGTGATGGCGTTCATCCAGCCCGATGGTCAGGTTGCGACCGTATATACGGGGCCCACCCGTTCCAGCGAGGAGTTCCTGGCACTGGCTTCCTACGTGGTCAGTGGCGCCTACAAGGAACCCGGTATGAACTTCTTCAAATACCGCAAGGCGCACGGCGGTTGA
- a CDS encoding c-type cytochrome: MITYRLIASLVLLLAGQSVQAAPDTAVAHFVPPPDSAIPEGPFGDMIKLGQKIFNHTPKYAPKYVGNSLSCANCHLDAGRLADSAPLWAAYPAYPAYRSKNKKVNSYQERLQGCFMYSMNGKAPPLNSDVLLALESYSYFLAKGAPVGDEKMAGRGFPKLAAPAESPDLTRGQKVYEASCALCHGSDGQGRTVNGQVVFPPLWGKNSYNWGAGMHSVSTAASFIHANMPFGMPKTLTEQQAWDVAAYINSRPRPQDPRFTGSVEETRAKFHPNTKYDYYGQTIDGKQLGNPANTPPAGTVPK; encoded by the coding sequence ATGATCACATATCGACTCATCGCGTCCCTCGTATTGCTCCTGGCCGGGCAGTCGGTGCAGGCGGCTCCGGATACCGCTGTGGCCCACTTCGTCCCCCCGCCGGACAGCGCCATCCCCGAAGGCCCCTTCGGCGACATGATCAAACTCGGTCAGAAGATCTTCAACCATACCCCGAAATACGCACCGAAATACGTCGGCAACAGTCTGAGCTGTGCCAACTGCCACCTCGATGCCGGTCGTCTGGCGGACAGCGCACCGCTCTGGGCCGCCTACCCGGCCTACCCCGCCTATCGCAGCAAGAACAAGAAGGTAAACAGCTATCAGGAACGGCTGCAGGGCTGCTTCATGTACTCCATGAACGGCAAGGCGCCCCCCTTGAACAGCGACGTGTTGCTCGCCCTGGAAAGCTATAGCTATTTCCTTGCCAAGGGTGCGCCCGTGGGCGACGAGAAGATGGCGGGTCGTGGATTTCCCAAATTGGCAGCCCCCGCCGAGTCTCCCGATCTGACGCGCGGACAGAAGGTCTATGAGGCCAGTTGCGCACTTTGCCACGGTAGTGACGGACAGGGACGCACGGTGAATGGTCAGGTCGTCTTCCCGCCGCTCTGGGGCAAGAACTCCTACAACTGGGGCGCCGGCATGCACTCTGTCAGTACTGCCGCGAGCTTCATCCATGCCAACATGCCATTCGGCATGCCCAAGACCCTGACCGAGCAACAGGCCTGGGACGTGGCTGCCTACATCAACAGTCGTCCGAGGCCCCAGGATCCGCGTTTCACCGGCTCCGTGGAAGAAACCCGGGCCAAATTCCACCCGAATACGAAGTACGACTATTACGGTCAAACCATCGACGGCAAGCAGCTGGGCAATCCGGCGAATACGCCGCCCGCCGGTACCGTACCGAAATAA
- the wrbA gene encoding NAD(P)H:quinone oxidoreductase yields MSEILVLYYSRYGATARLAHQAARGVEQVPGMQARIRRIRPIDESRIEEAPDAPPYVTPEDFAACAGLLLGSPTYFGGMAADVKYLLDDTSKQWFNGTLTGKPAAVFTSTGSMHGGQETVLLSMIVPLLHHGMLIVGIPYAESALAHTQTGGTPYGASHTAGHNRPLSQEERQLTQALGQRVAQTAKRLATSAAD; encoded by the coding sequence ATGAGCGAAATACTCGTACTCTATTACAGCCGCTACGGCGCTACCGCCCGTCTGGCGCATCAGGCCGCGCGTGGCGTGGAACAGGTCCCCGGGATGCAGGCCCGCATTCGCCGGATCCGGCCAATCGACGAAAGCCGCATCGAGGAAGCTCCCGATGCACCGCCCTACGTCACCCCGGAAGACTTTGCCGCCTGCGCCGGCCTGCTGCTCGGCAGTCCGACCTACTTCGGCGGCATGGCCGCAGACGTCAAATACCTCCTGGATGACACGAGCAAGCAATGGTTCAACGGGACGCTGACAGGCAAGCCGGCCGCTGTGTTCACGTCGACGGGCTCGATGCACGGCGGTCAGGAAACCGTGCTGCTATCGATGATCGTTCCCCTGCTGCACCATGGCATGCTGATCGTCGGCATACCCTATGCGGAATCCGCCCTGGCGCACACGCAAACGGGGGGAACGCCCTACGGCGCAAGTCACACGGCCGGGCATAACCGCCCCCTGAGTCAGGAAGAACGTCAACTCACACAAGCGCTGGGGCAAAGGGTCGCACAGACGGCGAAGCGACTCGCCACCTCGGCAGCCGATTGA
- a CDS encoding TlpA family protein disulfide reductase, whose protein sequence is MRTGSVNGFFGWQRILAGGFFGLLLIGAGMGPSLAAPIEFSATDVNGKVHQLSEERGKWVFINIWATWCPPCRKELPELAAFARAHRNDPIRIWGLSVDTEQSPDEIALFAQSFDLSYPIFKVDPTSLRIFGNIPGIPTTFLINPSGEIVARHVGGVTGADLMRMIQRNQSNK, encoded by the coding sequence ATGCGTACAGGATCTGTAAACGGTTTTTTCGGGTGGCAACGGATTCTGGCTGGTGGTTTTTTCGGGCTCTTGCTGATCGGGGCGGGGATGGGCCCCTCGCTGGCTGCGCCCATCGAATTTTCCGCAACGGATGTCAATGGCAAGGTTCATCAGCTGAGCGAGGAACGCGGCAAGTGGGTGTTCATCAACATCTGGGCGACGTGGTGTCCACCCTGTCGCAAGGAATTGCCGGAACTGGCCGCGTTTGCTCGGGCGCATCGCAACGATCCGATCCGGATCTGGGGCCTGAGCGTGGATACCGAGCAGTCACCGGACGAGATTGCCCTGTTCGCGCAGTCCTTCGATTTGTCCTATCCGATTTTCAAGGTCGATCCGACATCCTTACGGATCTTCGGCAATATCCCCGGAATTCCGACGACCTTCCTGATCAATCCCTCCGGTGAAATTGTCGCCCGTCATGTCGGTGGCGTCACCGGCGCGGATCTGATGCGAATGATCCAGCGAAACCAGTCCAACAAATAA
- a CDS encoding FKBP-type peptidyl-prolyl cis-trans isomerase: protein MQVSENQVVSIDYTLKNDQGEVLDSSAQGEPLAYLHGHHNIISGLENALTGKSVGDSFTVSIPPEEAYGVRDESMTQIVPRHQFQGVDEIVPGMKFHAQAEHGLSVVTVLAVEGDQVHLDANHELAGQTLHFDVTVRDIRPATEDEVAHGHAHGPDGHHHH from the coding sequence ATGCAGGTATCTGAAAACCAAGTCGTTTCCATCGACTACACCCTGAAAAACGATCAAGGCGAAGTTCTGGACAGCTCCGCGCAAGGCGAACCGCTGGCCTATCTGCATGGCCACCACAACATCATTTCCGGTCTGGAAAACGCGCTGACCGGCAAAAGTGTCGGCGACAGTTTCACCGTCAGCATTCCGCCGGAAGAAGCCTATGGCGTCCGTGACGAAAGCATGACCCAGATCGTGCCGCGCCACCAGTTCCAGGGTGTCGACGAGATCGTCCCGGGCATGAAATTCCATGCGCAGGCCGAGCACGGCCTCAGCGTGGTCACGGTTCTGGCCGTGGAGGGCGATCAGGTGCATCTGGACGCCAACCATGAGCTGGCTGGCCAAACCCTGCACTTCGACGTCACGGTCCGCGACATTCGCCCCGCGACCGAGGATGAAGTCGCCCATGGCCATGCCCATGGCCCGGACGGTCACCACCATCACTGA
- a CDS encoding efflux RND transporter periplasmic adaptor subunit: MRFVRPGQLHGVQSSSLVALLICATLTGGFAAGGVHAAEPAETLSSGHTVNGFLTWSDEVRLSTPVSGVLVSIPVQAGQTVDKGQTLFKLDRTPFNDRLAAAVARQRGLVRAASEAKRDAERAQQLYDRTVASDSERQDALIKQEQAEARLKEAQATVDLRQWLKGHAEVVAPFPARILSVDAQVGETVSSELQPPVVMRIARTDRILARAMLDVAAASRIRWGQSVSVTVQGTTQQGKVVAITSVPGSERSGQAYEMDVLLAAKPEWLAGLPVRIELPGGN, encoded by the coding sequence ATGAGGTTCGTTCGTCCTGGTCAACTGCACGGAGTGCAGTCGTCGTCTCTTGTCGCGTTGCTCATCTGTGCCACTTTGACTGGCGGATTTGCAGCCGGTGGCGTCCATGCGGCGGAACCTGCCGAAACCCTCAGCTCGGGTCATACCGTTAACGGCTTTCTGACCTGGTCGGACGAGGTTCGCCTGTCAACGCCCGTGTCCGGGGTCCTGGTATCGATTCCCGTTCAGGCGGGTCAGACCGTCGATAAGGGGCAGACGCTCTTCAAGCTGGATCGCACGCCATTCAACGACCGCCTTGCTGCGGCGGTGGCCCGGCAGCGCGGTCTGGTGCGCGCCGCCAGCGAGGCGAAACGGGATGCGGAGCGTGCCCAACAGCTGTATGACCGGACGGTCGCTTCCGATTCCGAGCGTCAGGATGCTCTGATCAAGCAGGAGCAGGCCGAAGCCCGCCTCAAGGAGGCCCAGGCGACGGTCGATCTCCGACAGTGGCTAAAGGGTCATGCCGAAGTGGTTGCGCCATTTCCCGCACGTATTCTGAGTGTCGACGCGCAGGTTGGCGAAACGGTTTCCTCCGAATTGCAGCCTCCTGTGGTGATGCGCATTGCCCGGACCGATCGCATTCTGGCCCGTGCCATGCTCGACGTGGCGGCGGCAAGTCGGATCCGGTGGGGGCAATCGGTATCGGTGACGGTTCAGGGAACGACCCAGCAGGGCAAGGTGGTCGCGATTACCAGCGTGCCGGGGAGCGAACGCAGTGGTCAGGCCTACGAGATGGATGTGCTGTTGGCCGCGAAGCCAGAGTGGCTGGCCGGCTTGCCCGTGCGCATCGAACTGCCCGGCGGTAATTGA
- the mnmC gene encoding FAD-dependent 5-carboxymethylaminomethyl-2-thiouridine(34) oxidoreductase MnmC, whose translation MNSQGEQPLLARAELTWTADGEAFNDRYGDIYFSCAGGLAEKFHVFVAGNGLPERFAQGLTTHVLEFGFGSGLSFFATAHCLMQTAPSGVAPSAPQLHFYSIEKHPLTPDEMRRLLAPWPELMPLANELIDQWPDRVPGFHRRFLVGGRIALTLVFGDVAQVLPEIDGRFDAFFLDGFSPRRNADMWTEAVLRHLPRLGATGARVATYSAARAVVDGLTAVGFSVNRVPGFGAKKHMVCGRLDAPSARPILAARRSRLDDPVVIIGAGVAGLTVARALARRGRSVRVFDAASTLGAGGSGNAAGIVAPVMSRDWNTRSSLTATGLGFMRADWQALARLGRCPQGGFSGVIQLARHDRYVVRQSDIAEDLGFDPTFAEWLSADALSELAGVPVPMPGWFFPGGGWLAPTDYLRALADDPLVELVFDGAIHAIEPEGAVWQGRDGHGQVIFSATDLVLANADALGTLRADLGAFVTPCRGQVSTALRRTDVPGATLLRPLMREGYAVELPDGRRVFGASFKAGDATRMVRNEEQQENAARLAALSPLLSQVLPSIDSWQARVSLRATTPDRLPMVGRVGLESEDQATGAVPALYVTAGHGSRGFTWCALLAESLVAEMLGEPAPLPVSLRAALAPQRFARRAARRAGVSVV comes from the coding sequence TTGAATTCGCAGGGCGAACAGCCGCTATTGGCGCGTGCAGAATTGACGTGGACCGCCGACGGCGAGGCATTCAACGATCGTTATGGTGACATCTATTTTTCCTGCGCGGGGGGATTGGCGGAAAAGTTTCACGTGTTCGTCGCCGGAAACGGGTTGCCGGAACGGTTTGCGCAAGGTTTGACGACTCATGTGCTCGAATTCGGCTTCGGTTCCGGGCTCAGTTTCTTCGCGACGGCGCATTGTCTGATGCAAACGGCGCCTTCCGGCGTGGCACCGTCAGCGCCACAGCTTCATTTCTACTCGATCGAGAAGCATCCGTTGACACCGGATGAAATGCGCCGCCTGCTCGCACCCTGGCCCGAATTGATGCCCCTGGCCAATGAGTTGATCGATCAATGGCCGGATCGCGTGCCCGGTTTTCATCGGCGTTTTCTCGTAGGCGGGCGTATCGCCCTGACCCTGGTATTCGGGGACGTCGCCCAGGTTCTGCCGGAAATCGATGGTCGTTTCGACGCCTTCTTCCTTGATGGATTCAGCCCTCGTCGTAACGCGGATATGTGGACCGAGGCCGTCTTGCGTCATTTGCCGCGTCTGGGGGCGACCGGCGCGCGCGTCGCCACCTATTCCGCCGCACGTGCAGTGGTCGACGGACTGACCGCCGTCGGGTTTTCCGTGAATCGTGTGCCCGGTTTCGGGGCGAAGAAACATATGGTGTGCGGCCGGCTGGATGCGCCATCCGCCCGACCCATCCTTGCGGCCCGGCGCTCGCGGTTAGATGATCCCGTCGTCATTATCGGGGCCGGGGTGGCAGGTCTGACAGTGGCGCGGGCTCTGGCTCGGCGCGGCAGATCGGTTCGGGTATTCGATGCGGCTTCGACTTTGGGTGCAGGCGGGTCTGGGAATGCGGCGGGTATCGTCGCGCCCGTGATGAGCCGGGACTGGAATACCCGCTCGTCATTGACGGCCACGGGCCTGGGGTTCATGCGGGCGGACTGGCAAGCGCTGGCGCGGTTGGGCCGCTGTCCGCAGGGCGGTTTCTCCGGGGTGATTCAGCTTGCCCGCCACGACCGGTATGTCGTGCGTCAGTCCGACATTGCCGAGGACCTCGGATTTGATCCGACCTTCGCGGAGTGGTTGTCGGCCGATGCGCTCTCGGAACTGGCCGGCGTCCCCGTCCCGATGCCCGGCTGGTTTTTCCCCGGCGGCGGCTGGCTGGCACCGACCGACTACTTGCGTGCCCTGGCCGATGATCCGTTGGTCGAGCTTGTTTTCGATGGCGCGATTCATGCCATCGAGCCGGAGGGGGCGGTCTGGCAGGGGCGGGATGGGCATGGCCAGGTGATCTTCAGTGCGACGGATCTTGTTCTGGCCAATGCCGATGCGCTCGGCACCTTGCGGGCCGACCTGGGCGCGTTCGTCACGCCGTGCCGCGGCCAGGTGTCTACGGCGTTGCGGCGGACGGACGTCCCTGGCGCTACCCTGTTGCGTCCGCTGATGCGCGAAGGGTATGCCGTGGAACTTCCGGATGGGCGTCGCGTGTTCGGTGCCAGTTTCAAGGCGGGCGATGCGACACGCATGGTGCGGAATGAGGAGCAGCAGGAAAATGCCGCCCGGTTGGCGGCCCTCAGCCCGCTATTGAGTCAAGTCCTGCCATCGATCGATAGCTGGCAGGCGCGGGTGTCCCTGCGTGCGACGACACCGGATCGACTGCCGATGGTCGGACGTGTGGGGCTCGAGTCGGAGGATCAGGCAACCGGGGCGGTGCCGGCCCTCTATGTGACGGCGGGGCATGGTTCCCGAGGCTTTACCTGGTGTGCTTTGCTGGCGGAATCGCTGGTTGCGGAGATGCTGGGCGAGCCTGCGCCCTTGCCCGTATCGTTGCGAGCTGCATTGGCACCGCAGCGGTTCGCCCGTCGGGCGGCCCGCCGGGCCGGTGTGTCCGTCGTTTAA
- a CDS encoding TolC family protein: protein MNKDRCLDLREYGVRLLVVAGLIACSVSVGMAAEDGGTPLTLDAALSVPLSGQYGVMAAEAGLAAARADQAEVASWSDPMISLHGQLRYIRPSNVAPDPNNRHDNALGITARRQLFDFGRQDLRFDAAEEQVSGAKLSVLGREQQQRLAILRAFFSVLMADQQYTVLNERMAVVYVRYDKAKDRKELGMTSDYELAQLRRDYEDVLLARAKADANRRISRRHLAELMGTPDQIPAKLEKPKFTHLFDRKPPELDDTLKKMMQGDPELQALRAEYAGSEHLLQAARDHNAPTIYAEVNGDYYQRELGSRDPFRAGVYIEFPLYDGGLRDARIGRAQAARMGLQARIAAREAALREYATTLVDMIDVQRKAALSRVQALENYSDLNFTRKQTLYQMEKATDLGDAMVEESAAQLERMRATFTLATYWAELAVLEGAPIMTAFSAPASSPQPVPAGGPTVVKSTKEPKS, encoded by the coding sequence ATGAATAAAGACAGATGCTTGGACCTAAGGGAGTACGGTGTTCGTCTCCTGGTGGTGGCCGGCCTGATTGCGTGCAGCGTATCGGTCGGCATGGCGGCGGAAGATGGCGGTACGCCGTTGACCCTCGATGCGGCGCTTTCCGTACCTTTGAGCGGCCAGTACGGTGTGATGGCTGCCGAAGCCGGGTTGGCTGCGGCGCGTGCCGATCAGGCCGAGGTGGCGAGTTGGTCGGATCCGATGATCTCCCTTCATGGACAGTTGCGCTACATTCGGCCCAGCAATGTCGCACCGGATCCTAATAACCGGCATGACAATGCCCTTGGCATCACTGCGCGACGTCAGCTCTTTGATTTCGGGCGGCAGGACCTGCGGTTCGATGCCGCGGAAGAGCAGGTGTCCGGGGCGAAGCTGTCGGTGCTCGGTCGCGAGCAGCAGCAACGGCTGGCGATTCTCCGGGCTTTTTTTTCCGTGCTGATGGCCGACCAGCAATACACGGTTCTGAATGAGCGGATGGCCGTCGTGTACGTGCGTTACGACAAGGCGAAGGATCGCAAGGAACTGGGCATGACTTCCGATTACGAACTGGCCCAACTGCGTCGGGATTACGAGGATGTGCTTCTCGCTCGTGCTAAGGCCGATGCCAATCGACGTATCAGCCGGCGTCATCTGGCGGAACTGATGGGAACGCCGGACCAGATTCCCGCCAAATTGGAAAAGCCGAAGTTTACGCATCTGTTCGATCGGAAACCGCCCGAACTCGACGACACCCTGAAGAAGATGATGCAGGGCGATCCCGAACTCCAGGCGCTGCGCGCCGAATATGCCGGTTCGGAGCATCTGCTCCAGGCGGCGCGCGATCACAATGCACCGACCATCTACGCGGAAGTGAACGGCGATTACTACCAGAGGGAATTGGGCTCCCGGGATCCGTTTCGCGCCGGCGTGTATATCGAATTTCCCTTGTATGACGGCGGATTGCGCGATGCCCGGATCGGTCGTGCCCAGGCGGCCCGGATGGGACTCCAGGCGCGCATCGCGGCCCGTGAGGCCGCACTTCGCGAGTATGCGACGACCCTGGTCGACATGATCGATGTCCAGCGTAAAGCCGCCCTGAGTCGGGTTCAGGCGCTGGAAAACTATTCCGATCTGAATTTTACGCGCAAGCAGACCCTGTATCAGATGGAGAAGGCGACGGATCTGGGCGATGCGATGGTCGAAGAGTCTGCGGCCCAGCTGGAGCGGATGCGAGCAACGTTTACCCTGGCCACTTATTGGGCCGAACTGGCCGTGCTCGAAGGGGCGCCGATCATGACGGCATTTTCGGCACCCGCTTCCTCGCCCCAGCCTGTCCCGGCAGGGGGTCCCACTGTCGTCAAATCAACCAAGGAGCCCAAGTCATGA
- a CDS encoding DUF2069 domain-containing protein, whose amino-acid sequence MSGPTTPRPPSDILWLRRIIFWAQPLIALIYILMSVWGASPARPQGLWLVLLILPALAVLPGMLAHRYAAFVWAALADLLYLLVASTDAWSLAADRTFNLMIVVLAITGFCAAWAQGILLRQRSRRGSRNLTEPRDKLEPIDSKHK is encoded by the coding sequence ATGTCCGGTCCAACAACGCCCCGCCCCCCCTCGGACATACTCTGGTTGCGCCGGATCATCTTCTGGGCACAACCCCTGATCGCACTCATCTACATCCTCATGTCCGTCTGGGGCGCCTCGCCGGCGCGGCCCCAAGGCCTTTGGCTGGTGCTGCTGATCCTGCCTGCGCTGGCCGTGCTGCCCGGGATGCTGGCACACCGTTATGCCGCGTTCGTCTGGGCGGCACTGGCCGACCTGCTCTATCTCCTGGTGGCCAGCACCGATGCCTGGAGCCTGGCGGCGGATCGCACCTTCAACTTGATGATCGTCGTGCTGGCCATCACGGGATTCTGTGCCGCCTGGGCACAAGGCATACTCCTTCGGCAGCGTTCGCGGCGGGGCAGCCGCAACCTGACCGAACCTCGTGATAAGCTAGAGCCAATCGATTCAAAACATAAGTAA
- a CDS encoding protein-L-isoaspartate(D-aspartate) O-methyltransferase — MHAIIDQSQQRDWMVKHQIEARGVKSRRVLEAMRTVPRELFLPAALHEFAYEDAPLPIAGNQTISQPYIVAMMIDALDLKGGETVLDIGTGSGYAAAVLSCIAARVYSVERIVQLAEDAKAVFQAHGFNNIHVLQGDGTRGWPEHAPYDAIIVAAGGPMVPESLKNQLKIGGRLIIPVGFDQLSQELIRVTRIGEHEFKTEDLADVRFVPLLGEEGWKQERFEATERRQPAPPPVAEIKLAALIADRCESFTDIEYVDLAPLMKRIGDARIVLLGESSHGTSEFYRLRARITRELIESKGFSFVAIEGDWPDAARIDHYVRHAEYPPSEWTAFARFPTWMWRNEEVRHFVDWLRAYNADRSSNERIAFHGLDLYSLYNSIRSILDYLQSVDPATAEVARQRYGCLTPWQSDPAAYGHAALTRQYQDCEQEVVTMLKELLTKRQAYAEHDGERFLDAVQNARLVTNAERYYRTMYYGSRSSWNLRDSHMFDTLVALLAHHGPESKAVIWAHNSHVGDSAATEMSQRGEFNIGHLCRRQFGENAYAIGLGTDTGTVAAAENWDSPMEIMTVRPALENSYEWLCHDSGIDRFLLPLRTARDPGLIQGLNQARLQRAIGVIYRPESERQSHYFTAKLPQQFDEFIWFDRTTAIKPLATEMLKSLPDTYPFGI, encoded by the coding sequence ATGCACGCGATAATCGACCAATCACAACAACGGGACTGGATGGTGAAACACCAAATCGAAGCGCGGGGCGTCAAATCACGCCGCGTGCTCGAAGCGATGCGAACGGTTCCCCGTGAACTGTTCCTCCCGGCGGCGCTGCATGAATTCGCCTATGAGGATGCACCGCTGCCGATCGCCGGCAACCAGACCATCTCCCAGCCATATATCGTGGCGATGATGATCGATGCCCTCGATCTCAAGGGCGGGGAAACCGTCCTCGACATCGGCACCGGATCGGGCTACGCAGCAGCCGTTCTATCATGCATTGCCGCCCGGGTGTACAGCGTCGAGCGGATCGTCCAACTGGCCGAAGACGCCAAGGCCGTATTCCAGGCCCATGGATTCAACAATATTCATGTCCTGCAGGGCGATGGCACGCGCGGCTGGCCGGAACACGCCCCCTATGACGCGATCATCGTTGCCGCCGGCGGCCCCATGGTTCCCGAATCGCTGAAGAACCAACTCAAGATCGGCGGCCGACTGATCATCCCGGTCGGTTTCGATCAACTTTCGCAAGAACTGATTCGGGTCACGCGCATCGGCGAGCACGAGTTCAAGACGGAGGACCTGGCCGATGTTCGTTTCGTCCCTCTGCTGGGCGAGGAAGGCTGGAAACAAGAGCGCTTCGAGGCAACCGAACGGCGCCAGCCTGCGCCCCCTCCCGTGGCCGAGATCAAGCTCGCCGCCCTCATCGCCGATCGTTGCGAATCCTTCACCGATATCGAATACGTCGATCTTGCTCCCTTGATGAAACGAATCGGAGACGCGCGGATCGTGCTGCTGGGCGAGTCCTCGCACGGCACCTCGGAGTTCTACCGCCTACGCGCCCGCATCACGCGGGAACTGATCGAGAGCAAGGGTTTCAGTTTCGTCGCCATCGAGGGCGACTGGCCGGACGCCGCCCGCATCGATCATTACGTGCGCCATGCCGAATACCCGCCGTCCGAGTGGACGGCGTTCGCGCGCTTCCCGACCTGGATGTGGCGAAACGAGGAAGTCCGGCATTTCGTTGACTGGTTACGCGCCTATAACGCCGACCGGTCGAGCAACGAACGGATCGCCTTCCATGGTCTGGATCTGTACAGCCTCTACAACTCGATCCGCTCGATCCTGGATTACCTGCAATCCGTTGATCCCGCCACTGCCGAAGTCGCGCGCCAACGCTACGGATGCCTCACGCCCTGGCAGTCGGATCCGGCCGCTTACGGACACGCCGCACTGACGCGCCAATACCAGGATTGCGAACAGGAAGTCGTCACCATGCTCAAAGAGCTGCTGACAAAACGACAGGCCTACGCCGAGCATGATGGCGAACGGTTTTTGGATGCCGTACAAAACGCCCGACTGGTCACCAATGCCGAACGGTATTACCGCACCATGTACTACGGCTCACGCAGTTCCTGGAATCTGCGCGACAGCCACATGTTCGACACGCTGGTAGCACTCCTCGCCCATCACGGACCAGAGAGCAAGGCGGTCATCTGGGCGCACAATTCCCATGTCGGCGACTCGGCCGCCACGGAGATGTCCCAACGGGGCGAATTCAACATCGGTCATCTCTGCCGTCGGCAGTTCGGAGAAAATGCCTATGCCATCGGGCTCGGAACCGATACGGGCACGGTGGCTGCTGCGGAGAACTGGGATTCACCGATGGAAATCATGACGGTCCGCCCTGCTCTGGAAAATAGCTATGAATGGCTTTGCCACGATTCCGGGATCGACCGTTTCCTGCTGCCCCTGCGAACGGCTCGGGATCCCGGCCTGATCCAGGGGCTCAACCAGGCACGCCTCCAGCGCGCCATCGGTGTCATCTATCGCCCGGAAAGCGAACGGCAGAGCCATTACTTCACGGCCAAACTGCCACAACAGTTCGATGAATTCATCTGGTTCGACCGGACGACGGCGATCAAGCCACTCGCGACCGAAATGCTCAAGAGTCTACCGGATACGTATCCCTTCGGAATCTGA
- the galU gene encoding UTP--glucose-1-phosphate uridylyltransferase GalU — protein MIRKCLFPAAGYGTRFLPATKVMPKEMLPILDRPLIQYGVEEALDAGMNNIAIVTGRGKRALADHFDVNYELEHQIRGTPKASLLSSIDRLIDNCTFSYTRQIAMRGLGHAILTGETLIGNEPFGVVLADDLCVGYDRGVLAQMVEIYQQHQCSIVAVEEVPMTEVHKYGVVAGTMIDDDLMQVSTMVEKPPANEAPSNFAIIGRYILTPDIFEILETTEAGAGGEIQLTDALRTQAEQGKVIAYRFKGQRFDCGSPSGFVAATNHFYHLSRR, from the coding sequence ATGATTCGCAAGTGTCTGTTTCCCGCCGCCGGCTACGGCACCCGCTTTCTCCCGGCCACCAAGGTCATGCCCAAGGAAATGCTGCCGATTCTTGACCGCCCACTGATTCAATATGGGGTGGAAGAAGCCCTCGATGCCGGCATGAACAACATCGCTATCGTGACAGGTCGCGGAAAACGAGCGTTGGCAGACCACTTCGACGTCAACTACGAACTGGAACACCAGATACGCGGCACCCCCAAAGCCAGCCTCTTGAGCAGCATCGATCGACTGATCGACAATTGCACCTTCTCTTACACCCGGCAGATTGCCATGCGCGGCCTGGGCCACGCGATCCTGACCGGCGAGACGTTAATCGGCAATGAGCCTTTCGGCGTCGTACTGGCTGACGACTTGTGCGTCGGCTATGATCGCGGCGTTCTGGCGCAGATGGTCGAAATATACCAACAGCACCAATGCAGCATCGTGGCCGTCGAGGAAGTCCCGATGACGGAGGTCCATAAATACGGGGTCGTCGCCGGAACCATGATCGACGACGATCTCATGCAGGTATCAACCATGGTGGAAAAACCACCGGCCAACGAGGCGCCCAGCAACTTTGCCATCATCGGCCGCTATATTCTGACCCCGGATATTTTCGAGATTCTCGAGACCACCGAAGCCGGTGCCGGCGGGGAAATCCAGCTGACGGATGCCTTGCGCACCCAGGCAGAACAAGGCAAAGTCATAGCCTATCGTTTCAAAGGACAGCGATTCGACTGCGGCAGCCCCTCGGGTTTCGTTGCAGCCACCAACCATTTCTATCATCTGAGCCGTCGCTGA